In Drosophila bipectinata strain 14024-0381.07 chromosome 2R, DbipHiC1v2, whole genome shotgun sequence, one genomic interval encodes:
- the CAP gene encoding uncharacterized protein CAP isoform X13 has product MPNNRNRNRNRNRNKRNRNQNPHPNQNQTQAEEVQPEEQSVEARQPGIAVASSSSSSIDDNGNSGSVSNGPPQNDNSNAESSIISEPKVTNTPQHQEEGDIEQDIENSSEMGAKNSKHQKDKAGKQVEEQVRPGPTIIRRPPGSPRQAKVIVHRIVKEEDLVDKAEVPQPEAKVVAVKVEPEEEQQDKSEVPGDQPKVLEIKVEPAEDEVDNSKVPADQPKVVEIKVEQEALKEDELEEETIQPASEAVKDEVVTQVTTISEKLNKELEDLVEKAQELQDIAQAVEPKPSQEVTKVEEEQPQEQEPLPLLAEKPPTSIPEVQAHPILQSPPQQRTSKVIIHKIRLETDEEERERKGKPTIEEISSTSGSSLAGTLSPPPRYLVESPKNVTSGSGGQFARFSRDVQIQELELNSDCSSGEFNVTLSPLVCEADSETEGSGSAGGAGQQELSPPEQPSSSSRVEQKEQLRQKRAQKRNALESHFLPQLLNPRYLDSILEENGETPSYKSSSSNSSSAANNRTPKLNENFPKSQLDFSRRHKRREEAPTPLKLETKFLDQSLDLESCTRLQSTLSPQSEDAELVYLSSSASSSVSDLMELELEQAAALAERALVDLDTDASRLINPPDDEMSSTSTTTAERSETEAETETETEREVPESRESTPVNGSSQLTLAPTPPPTSTSTPSAREPLAKDTNVSNGSLSASFGAASPLAATREEFVRNMDKVRELIEMTRREQEEVTGTPRSPSPPPVPPPPVGHQLYSNTHIVPLSLDTTSFANLKRQESNDSHCSDSTTHSQCTAINLASPPLPSTQPPTPPLRQKPAPPVALAPPPVPVSVPEPTPTPPPTPESTIAAPNSEPELSVADSDSDAIKKLRLLCTETLASMPYGEQVLEELASVAQNIASKSQANMPYPMPQLPHIKELELNAGEGKSSSAWLGLPTQSDPQLLVCLSPGQRQLLDGETQPDQLLDAHQKFVERRGYHELSKAQVLEQEEKQQQEKQQQQQSEMLKTAAMMRELRKSLSPSKSPPPVPPPPVPVKSAETAAKANANTHPNAKRDDASEQKQKIEASESSSLENKPRRAADLYEQQQSAEHRQSSSTTMTSSSSSSSTSTTGTGKFPTLESMESELARMFPHRPKSGDIFEEQRKRFSNIEFPSHVPLATQSQKRYSNIETSSYESKKRTENGQVVYDVSTSSHEKKEQGDPPKDGQQQPQPPAPPVPPPPIMSATKLNGGTFIDGDNKPKNSQPEKENSASNGTYEEFRQRAKAAVDAIGGDHQQQQQQQQNGLDHDRVFKDFDRLSQQMHAELQSTRERREKSASLYDLSGLTRPASTGQQKLEELQQRRHAHMQELEREIERSAKSRQERMSSVPRQLEATPPHVHEIPIELESRSRRAESLCNLNEPPPRPHTTVGNYGNSQTDDWARYASDLGYSENIARPFAREVEICYQRQNPRASHGIRAPRLSASTNDLSSSSQYSFDSFNAYGGRRTHAPMLNQVQQQPRPHYGSCYSMIERDPNPRYISTTSRRGVSPAPGAVAAPPLPLQPPPAYDRQQRRASLPRELHEQQLKYILSKEEELKLEVERLQHERRRLMEEMQRAPVLPAPQRRESYRPAAKLPTLSEDEVFRQQMAEEWMNKVAEREERRHNKIIRISKIEDEAEHATAERGTISDEFLDRVKERRHKLSMPADSDWESGAESQPQPNANQSQGESDVEAPPVRILEGQAEANLRQLPRHLREFAKFSTSEQLPDGGQMERHEQQERHEEATDNSHSSASKKTSIVKTYKVSRLPPSVQARPSYKSNGYVSEPEPNYDSDYSTTVRYRTQNPHRVQSVSSAVNVRNLNQDEKLYGTMPNPIKSAQNSYKNQPGRIEDYTTGHSSVSEKEKKEWWDEVMDIFNGNLEQSKLSPLYTEGNLSRALAKESGYTSDSNLVFRKKELPVSSPLSPVEQRQAYKSLQAGGEPPLLGFRKPAPEKPRDLDPNAPPIPPQPPVKGLSTYDIPYNSDTVDGTVSQSLLCHRREHPLQDPDQA; this is encoded by the exons ATGCCCAATAACCGGAATCGCAACCGCAATCGAAATCGCAACAAACGCAATCGAAATCAAAATCcacatccaaatcaaaatcaaactCAGGCCGAAGAGGTTCAGCCGGAGGAGCAGTCGGTAGAGGCCAGGCAGCCAGGGATTGCAGTAGCATCATCCTCGTCTTCTTCCATAGATGATAATGGAAATTCTGGCAGCGTTTCAAATGGGCCACCTCAGAACGACAACAGCAACGCCGAAAGTTCTATTATTTCCGAACCGAAAGTGACGAATACCCCCCAACATCAAGAAGAAGGTGATATAGAACAAGATATAGAAAACTCATCAGAAATGGGTGCCAAAAACTCGAAACATCAGAAGGATAAGGCTGGCAAGCAGGTGGAGGAGCAGGTGCGACCTGGACCCACAATCATACGAAGGCCGCCGGGAAGTCCCCGTCAGGCCAAGGTCATAGTGCACCGGATTGTCAAAGAGGAGGATCTGGTGGACAAAGCCGAGGTTCCACAGCCAGAAGCCAAGGTTGTGGCAGTAAAAGTGGAACCAGAGGAGGAACAGCAGGACAAATCTGAAGTTCCAGGAGACCAACCCAAAGTTTTGGAAATAAAAGTGGAACCAGCAGAGGATGAGGTGGACAACTCTAAAGTTCCAGCAGACCAACCCAAAGTTGTGGAAATAAAAGTGGAACAAGAGGCCTTGAAAGAGGATGAGTTGGAAGAGGAAACTATCCAGCCAGCAAGTGAAGCTGTCAAGGATGAAGTAGTGACTCAGGTGACTACCATCTCCGAGAAGCTCAATAAGGAGCTGGAAGACCTGGTGGAGAAAGCACAAGAGCTACAAGACATCGCACAAGCTGTAGAGCCAAAACCTTCCCAAGAAGTAACCAAAGTTGAAGAAGAGCAACCTCAGGAGCAGGAACCTTTACCCCTGCTAGCAGAGAAACCTCCCACCAGCATCCCAGAGGTACAAGCTCATCCAATCCTACAGTCACCTCCCCAGCAACGCACCTCCAAGGTGATTATTCACAAAATCCGCCTAGAAACCGACGAAGAAGAGCGAGAACGGAAGGGTAAACCCACAATTGAGGAAATCAGCAGTACTTCCGGAAGCTCATTGGCTGGCACCCTCTCCCCACCGCCACGCTACCTGGTGGAGTCGCCTAAGAATGTGACTAGTGGAAGTGGAGGGCAGTTCGCGCGCTTCTCTCGGGATGTGCAGATCCAGGAACTGGAACTGAACAGCGATTGCAGTTCGGGAGAGTTCAATGTCACGCTATCGCCTCTGGTCTGCGAAGCTGACTCGGAAACCGAGGGATCGGGGTCGGCCGGAGGAGCTGGTCAGCAGGAGCTATCTCCGCCAGAACAGCCGTCCAGCAGCAGCCGTGTGGAGCAGAAGGAGCAGCTGCGTCAGAAGCGCGCCCAGAAGCGAAACGCCCTGGAATCGCACTTCTTGCCGCAGCTGCTGAATCCGCGCTACCTGGACAGCATCCTGGAGGAGAACGGTGAGACGCCCAGTTATAAGAGCTCCTCCTCCAactcctcctccgccgccaACAATCGTACCCCCAAGCTGAACGAGAATTTCCCGAAGAGTCAGCTGGACTTCAGCAGGCGGCACAAGCGCCGGGAAGAGGCACCCACTCCTCTGAAGCTGGAGACCAAGTTTTTGGATCAGTCCCTGGATTTGGAGAGCTGCACTCGCCTGCAGAGCACCCTGTCGCCCCAGTCCGAGGACGCTGAGCTTGTATACCTCAGCTCGTCGGCCTCCAGCAGTGTCTCCGATCTTATGGAGCTCGAGCTGGAGCAGGCGGCCGCTCTGGCAGAGAGGGCCCTGGTGGACCTGGATACGGATGCCAGCCGATTGATAAATCCGCCGGATGACGAGATGAGCAGCACAAGCACCACCACGGCGGAGAGAAGCGAGACGgaggcggaaacggaaacggagaCGGAAAGAGAGGTGCCGGAGAGCCGCGAGAGCACACCTGTTAATGGCAGCTCTCAGCTAACGTTAGCGCCAACGCCACCACCGACGTCGACGTCGACGCCGTCGGCAAGAGAACCATTGGCAAAAGATACAAATGTTTCTAACGGATCGTTGTCGGCCAGTTTCGGGGCAGCGTCTCCGCTGGCGGCCACGCGCGAGGAGTTCGTTCGCAATATGGACAAAGTGCGCGAGTTGATCGAGATGACGCGACGCGAACAAGAGGAAGTGACCGGTACGCCGCGATCGCCGTCGCCACCGCCCGTACCCCCGCCCCCCGTGGGCCATCAGCTTTATAGCAACACCCACATAGTACCCCTAAGCCTAGATACCACCAGCTTCGCCAATCTGAAACGGCAGGAGTCGAACGACTCGCACTGCTCGGACAGTACCACCCACAGCCAGTGCACGGCCATCAACCTGGCCAGTCCCCCGCTTCCGAGCACGCAGCCACCCACACCGCCCCTGAGGCAAAAGCCAGCCCCGCCAGTAGCACTAGCACCACCTCCAGTTCCTGTTTCCGTGCCCgaacccacacccacacctcCACCCACCCCAGAATCCACCATCGCTGCACCCAATTCAGAGCCCGAGCTTTCAGTTGCAGATTCGGACTCGGATGCCATCAAGAAGCTGCGTCTGCTGTGCACCGAGACCCTGGCCTCCATGCCCTATGGCGAGCAGGTGCTAGAGGAGCTGGCCAGCGTGGCCCAGAACATAGCCAGCAAGTCGCAGGCCAACATGCCGTACCCCATGCCCCAGCTGCCGCACATCAAGGAGCTGGAACTAAATGCCGGCGAAGGCAAGTCCTCGTCCGCCTGGCTCGGCCTGCCCACCCAGTCGGATCCCCAGCTGCTGGTGTGCCTGTCGCCGGGCCAGAGGCAACTACTCGATGGGGAGACCCAGCCCGATCAGCTGTTGGACGCCCATCAGAAGTTCGTGGAGCGCCGGGGCTACCATGAGCTGAGCAAGGCGCAGGTGCTGGAGCAGGaggagaagcagcagcaggagaagcagcaacagcagcagagcGAGATGCTCAAGACTGCGGCCATGATGCGGGAATTGCGCAAGAGCCTGTCGCCCAGCAAGTCACCGCCCCCGGTGCCCCCGCCGCCGGTGCCCGTGAAGAGCGCCGAAACGGCGGCCAAGGCAAATGCTAATACTCATCCAAACGCGAAAAGAGATGACGCAAGCGAGCAAAAGCAGAAGATAGAAGCAAGTGAATCGTCATCGCTTGAAAATAAACCAAGGCGAGCAGCTGATCTTTACGAGCAGCAGCAGTCGGCAGAGCACCGCcagagcagcagcaccaccatgaccagcagcagcagcagcagcagcaccagcaccaccgGCACCGGTAAATTTCCCACGCTGGAAAGCATGGAAAGCGAACTGGCCAGAATGTTCCCCCACCGTCCCAAGAGCGGCGACATCTTCGAGGAGCAGCGCAAGCGGTTCTCCAACATCGAGTTCCCCAGCCATGTACCGTTGGCGACTCAGTCCCAGAAGCGATACTCCAACATCGAGACCAGCAGCTACGAGTCCAAGAAGCGCACCGAGAACGGTCAGGTGGTGTACGATGTGAGTACTTCCAGCCACGAGAAGAAGGAGCAGGGGGACCCGCCCAAAGatgggcagcagcagccacagcccCCGGCACCGCCCGTTCCCCCGCCTCCAATTATGTCAGCAACGAAATTAAACGGTGGCACTTTCATTGATGGAGACAACAAGCCCAAAAATAGCCAGCCAGAGAAAGAGAACAGCGCCAGCAACGGTACGTACGAGGAATTTCGGCAGCGTGCCAAGGCCGCCGTGGATGCCATTGGAGGAgatcatcagcagcagcagcagcagcaacagaatgGCTTGGATCACGACCGCGTGTTCAAGGACTTTGACAGACTTTCGCAGCAGATGCACGCCGAGCTGCAGTCCACGCGGGAGAGGCGGGAGAAGTCCGCGTCCCTCTACGATCTCAGTGGGCTGACCCGGCCCGCGAGCACAGGCCAACAGAagctggaggagctgcagCAGCGGCGCCATGCCCACATGCAGGAGCTGGAGCGGGAGATCGAACGCTCGGCCAAATCCCGGCAGGAGCGCATGTCCTCGGTGCCCCGTCAGTTGGAGGCCACTCCACCCCATGTCCATGAAATACCCATCGAACTGGAGTCCCGATCCCGGCGAGCCGAGTCTCTGTGCAACTTGAACGAGCCACCGCCCCGGCCACACACTACAGTAGGTAACTACGGAAACAGCCAGACCGACGACTGGGCCAGGTATGCCAGTGACTTGGGCTATTCGGAGAACATTGCCCGACCCTTTGCCCGGGAGGTGGAGATCTGCTATCAGCGCCAGAACCCAAGGGCCTCACACGGTATTCGGGCTCCCAGACTGTCGGCCAGCACCAACGACCTGAGCAGCTCCAGCCAGTATAGCTTCGATAGCTTCAACGCCTACGGGGGCCGCAGGACCCATGCCCCCATGCTGAACCAGGTGCAGCAACAGCCGCGTCCGCACTACGGCAGCTGCTACTCGATGATCGAACGGGATCCCAATCCGCGATATATCAGCACCACCTCCAGGAGGGGGGTGAGTCCTGCTCCGGGCGCAGTGGCCGCTCCACCATTACCGCTGCAACCACCACCCGCCTACGATCGCCAGCAGCGAAGAGCCTCACTGCCTAGGGAGCTCCACGAACAGCAGCTGAAGTACATACTCTCCAAGGAAGAGGAACTGAAGCTGGAGGTGGAGCGACTGCAGCACGAGCGGCGTCGCCTAATGGAGGAAATGCAGAGAGCGCCCGTACTGCCCGCCCCCCAGCGCAGGGAGAGCTACCGGCCGGCTGCCAAGCTTCCCACCCTCAGCGAGGACGAGGTCTTCCGCCAGCAGATGGCCGAGGAGTGGATGAACAAGGTGGCCGAGCGGGAGGAGCGCCGCCACAACAAGATAATACGCATCTCCAAGATCGAGGACGAAGCGGAACACGCAACTGCCGAGAGGGGAACCATCAGCGATGAGTTCCTGGACCGGGTCAAGGAGCGGCGGCACAAGCTGTCCATGCCGGCGGACAGTGACTGGGAGAGTGGAGCCGAGTCGCAGCCCCAGCCGAACGCCAATCAGTCGCAGGGCGAGTCGGATGTGGAGGCGCCACCGGTACGCATCCTCGAGGGCCAGGCCGAGGCCAATCTGCGCCAGCTGCCACGGCACCTGCGGGAGTTCGCCAAGTTCTCCACCAGCGAGCAACTGCCCGATGGCGGCCAGATGGAGCGACATGAACAGCAGGAGCGGCACGAGGAGGCCACGGACAACTCGCACAGCAGTGCCAGCAAGAAGACCAGCATCGTGAAGACCTACAAGGTGTCCCGGCTACCGCCGTCCGTGCAGG CCCGTCCGTCGTACAAGAGCAACGGCTACGTCTCAGAGCCCGAACCCAACTACGACTCCGACTACTCGACTACGGTGAGGTACCGCACCCAGAATCCGCACCGCGTGCAGTCCGTCTCCTCGGCTGTCAATGTGCGAAACCTCAACCAGGACGAGAA GTTGTATGGTACTATGCCAAATCCTATAAAATCAGCACAGAACTCGTATAAAAATCAGCCAGGTCGCATTGAGGACTACACCACCGGTCATTCGTCAGTTTCCGAAAAGGAAAAGAAGGAG TGGTGGGACGAAGTGATGGACATCTTTAACGGG AATCTTGAACAATCGAAGCTATCACCTTTGTACACCGAAGGTAACTTGTCCAG AGCTCTGGCTAAGGAATCTGGCTATACCAGTGACTCGAACCTAGTCTTCCGCAAGAAGGAGCTTCCAGTGAGCAGTCCTTTGAGTCCCGTGGAACAAAGGCAGGCCTATAAGAGTCTCCAGGCAGGCGGAGAACCTCCACTGCTCGGCTTCCGCAAGCCAGCCCCCGAGAAGCCCCGTG